A window of the Brassica oleracea var. oleracea cultivar TO1000 chromosome C1, BOL, whole genome shotgun sequence genome harbors these coding sequences:
- the LOC106338303 gene encoding uncharacterized mitochondrial protein AtMg00310-like, producing the protein MLDDAAKKGKIGYHPRCKNIDLTHLCFTDDLMIITDGTRSSIDGIIKIFEDFDKMNQRGEEILRQFQFATGKLPVRYLGRLQLINSVIRSLTNFWMAAFRLSSGCIKEIERICSAFLWSGPELNGRKAKISWEDICKMKYEGGLGLRPLMEVNQVSCLKLIWRILSAHSLWVNWIKIYLIRKGSLWTVRDNTQSGSWMWRKVLKSREMAKHFYRVEVGNGRGTSFWYEMWNPMGRLK; encoded by the exons ATGCTGGATGATGCTGCAAAGAAAGGGAAAATAGGATACCATCCAAGATGCAAAAATATTGATCTCACACATCTCTGCTTCACGGATGATTTGATGATAATTACTGACGGCACGAGAAGCTCTATTGATGGGATTATTAAGATCTTTGAGGACTTTGATAAGATGA ATCAGAGAGGGGAAGAGATATTACGGCAGTTCCAGTTTGCTACGGGGAAGCTACCTGTTCGCTACCTTG GTAGACTTCAGCTGATCAACTCTGTTATTAGAAGCCTCACAAACTTTTGGATGGCAGCCTTTCGATTATCTAGTGGATGTATAAAGGAGATAGAGAGAATCTGTTCTGCTTTTCTATGGTCTGGTCCAGAGCTAAATGGCAGGAAAGCTAAGATATCATGGGAGGACATTTGCAAGATGAAATATGAAGGAGGGCTGGGATTGAGACCGTTAATGGAGGTGAATCAGGTTAGCTGCCTCAAACTCATTTGGAGAATTCTATCTGCTCACTCGCTTTGGGTGAATTGGATCAAGATTTATCTTATTAGAAAAGGCTCACTTTGGACGGTTAGAGATAATACACAGAGTGGATCTTGGATGTGGAGAAAGGTTCTCAAGAGTAGAGAGATGGCAAAGCATTTCTACAGAGTAGAGGTGGGTAATGGTCGAGGAACTTCTTTCTGGTATGAAATGTGGAATCCAATGGGTCGTTTGAAGTAA